The Halomicronema hongdechloris C2206 genome includes a window with the following:
- a CDS encoding SPFH domain-containing protein has product MDFVAFLIALVFGGSVAASSVKIINQSDEALVESLGRYNGKKLTPGLNFIVPFVDKVVFRQTIRERVLDIPPQQCITRDNVSITVDAVVYWRIVDMEKAYYKVENLQAAMVNLVLTQIRSEMGQLELDETFTARSEINEKLLQELDISTDPWGVKVTRVELRDIVPSKAVQDSMELQMAAERRKRAAILTSEGERESAVNTARGRAESEVLEAQARQKAAILDAEAQQKAIVLKAQAQRQEQVLQAQATSEAMQIIAKALQDSPNTREALQFLLAYQYLNMGLQIGSSDSSKVMFMDPRSIPATLEGMRSIVGDLDRLSYDSEQLS; this is encoded by the coding sequence ATGGATTTTGTTGCTTTTTTGATTGCCCTTGTCTTTGGTGGTTCTGTTGCTGCTAGCTCGGTGAAAATCATTAATCAAAGTGATGAGGCTCTCGTAGAAAGCCTGGGTCGCTATAACGGCAAGAAACTCACACCAGGACTCAATTTCATCGTTCCCTTTGTCGACAAAGTAGTGTTTAGACAAACTATCCGGGAACGAGTCCTAGATATTCCGCCCCAGCAATGCATCACCCGAGACAACGTCTCTATCACCGTCGATGCGGTGGTTTACTGGCGTATTGTCGACATGGAAAAAGCTTACTACAAGGTAGAGAACCTACAGGCTGCTATGGTCAACTTAGTCCTCACCCAGATTCGCTCTGAAATGGGACAATTGGAACTCGACGAGACCTTCACGGCTCGTTCTGAAATCAACGAAAAACTGCTGCAAGAACTCGATATCTCTACTGACCCTTGGGGTGTGAAAGTGACTCGGGTCGAGTTACGAGATATTGTTCCTTCTAAAGCCGTTCAAGATTCTATGGAACTACAAATGGCAGCAGAACGGCGCAAGCGAGCTGCTATCTTAACCTCAGAAGGGGAGCGAGAGTCCGCTGTGAATACTGCCCGCGGCCGGGCCGAATCTGAAGTATTAGAAGCCCAAGCGCGCCAGAAAGCAGCTATTTTAGATGCTGAGGCTCAGCAAAAAGCCATCGTACTTAAGGCCCAAGCCCAGCGGCAAGAACAAGTCTTACAGGCCCAAGCCACCTCTGAAGCAATGCAGATTATTGCAAAAGCCCTTCAAGACAGCCCAAACACTCGCGAGGCACTGCAGTTTCTGTTAGCGTATCAATACTTGAACATGGGTTTACAGATTGGTAGCAGTGATAGCAGCAAGGTCATGTTTATGGATCCTCGCAGTATTCCCGCCACCTTAGAAGGGATGCGCTCAATAGTAGGTGATTTAGATAGGTTGTCTTATGATTCTGAGCAGCTAAGTTAA
- a CDS encoding transposase has translation MRPNIYDVNDHDDLRHEQLFGVVLGQLESDHPRCAPLAGKSTLNRLEQAMHVPGDLFDSRYVKMSLAPGDDCRQRR, from the coding sequence TTGCGGCCAAACATCTACGATGTCAATGACCATGACGACTTGCGCCATGAGCAACTGTTTGGGGTCGTCCTGGGTCAGCTCGAGAGTGACCATCCCCGTTGCGCGCCGTTAGCGGGCAAGAGCACCCTCAATCGTCTAGAGCAAGCGATGCATGTGCCCGGCGACCTATTCGATTCGCGCTACGTGAAGATGAGCTTGGCCCCAGGTGACGATTGTCGTCAGAGGCGATAG
- a CDS encoding pyridoxamine 5'-phosphate oxidase family protein: MTTGWTQPHSPFHAGEQAVQTRMGVRDKLEKLGRRVVRDYLADQHREFYHLLPFLIVGTLDHQGHPWASILTGPPGFITAPDPYHLRMATQPLFGSPLADHLTAGADIGILGILPENRRRNRSTGRISAVDDAGITVAIAQTFGNCPQYIQTRTMEVLPEVADPGQAKHIVQGERLDDAAKALISRSDTLFIATAYTPSQDSPAFGADASHRGGNPGFVRVEDDQTLIFPDFTGNFHFNTVGNILLNPSVGLLFIDFDTRDLLYLTGQADIIWEGEEVTAFLGAERFIRIHVEAWQRVAASLPLQFQFGEYSPMLQHSGSWEQMDATLAAKHLRCQ, encoded by the coding sequence ATGACTACAGGTTGGACTCAACCGCACTCTCCTTTTCATGCCGGAGAGCAAGCGGTGCAAACCCGCATGGGCGTGCGCGACAAGCTCGAGAAGCTGGGACGGCGGGTGGTACGAGACTACTTAGCCGACCAGCATCGAGAGTTTTATCACCTACTGCCTTTTTTGATTGTGGGCACTCTCGATCACCAAGGACACCCTTGGGCCTCTATCCTCACCGGGCCACCGGGATTCATCACCGCTCCCGACCCCTATCACTTGAGGATGGCGACGCAACCGCTGTTTGGCTCGCCGCTGGCGGACCACCTGACCGCGGGGGCCGATATTGGCATCCTGGGGATTCTGCCGGAGAATCGGCGTCGCAACCGTTCCACCGGGCGAATCAGCGCCGTGGATGACGCGGGGATAACGGTTGCGATCGCACAGACCTTTGGCAACTGCCCCCAATACATCCAAACCCGGACCATGGAGGTCTTACCAGAGGTTGCCGATCCGGGGCAAGCCAAGCACATTGTCCAGGGTGAACGCCTCGATGATGCCGCCAAAGCCCTGATTTCCCGCTCCGATACCCTGTTTATCGCCACCGCTTACACCCCTAGCCAAGACAGCCCCGCCTTCGGGGCCGATGCTTCCCACCGGGGCGGTAACCCGGGGTTTGTGCGGGTGGAAGACGACCAGACCTTAATATTCCCCGACTTCACCGGCAACTTTCACTTCAACACCGTGGGCAACATCCTACTCAATCCCAGCGTCGGGTTATTATTCATCGACTTTGACACCCGGGACTTACTCTACCTGACCGGACAGGCCGACATCATCTGGGAGGGGGAGGAGGTGACGGCCTTCTTAGGGGCAGAACGGTTCATCCGCATTCACGTGGAAGCCTGGCAACGCGTCGCCGCGAGTCTGCCCCTGCAGTTTCAATTCGGCGAATATTCTCCCATGCTGCAGCACAGCGGCAGTTGGGAACAAATGGACGCGACCCTTGCGGCCAAACATCTACGATGTCAATGA
- a CDS encoding glutathione S-transferase family protein, with product MITLYGHEMSGNSYKVRLLLELLQLDYDWAAVDLMQGEHKSPEYLALNPFGQVPLLIDGDMKLADAQAILVYLARQYGGEQWLPMDAVALAQVVRWLSITAGEVRQGPENARLYHLFGATSINIDRAQQKADQILTQLDKHLLGRTWLEFQRHTIADIAVFPYVALAPDGQVDLAPYSQVLTWIDRVKHLPGFISMAGL from the coding sequence ATGATCACGCTTTACGGCCACGAAATGTCCGGGAACAGCTATAAGGTTCGGCTGTTATTAGAACTGCTCCAGCTCGATTACGACTGGGCTGCCGTCGACCTCATGCAAGGGGAGCACAAGTCTCCTGAATATCTGGCCCTCAATCCCTTCGGCCAGGTTCCCTTACTGATTGATGGCGATATGAAACTAGCTGATGCCCAGGCCATCCTGGTGTATCTGGCCCGTCAATATGGCGGTGAACAATGGCTGCCTATGGATGCCGTCGCCCTGGCGCAGGTGGTGCGCTGGCTGTCTATCACGGCTGGAGAAGTCCGCCAGGGTCCCGAAAATGCCCGACTGTATCATCTGTTTGGGGCCACCTCTATCAATATCGATCGGGCTCAGCAAAAGGCGGACCAGATTCTGACTCAGTTGGATAAGCACCTACTTGGCCGTACCTGGCTGGAATTCCAGCGTCACACCATCGCCGATATTGCCGTCTTTCCCTATGTGGCCTTGGCCCCCGACGGCCAGGTCGATCTTGCTCCCTACTCTCAGGTGCTGACCTGGATCGATCGGGTCAAACATCTGCCTGGCTTCATTTCCATGGCCGGGCTTTAG
- a CDS encoding TetR/AcrR family transcriptional regulator: MPKETYIPSLFGLFRQYGYDGATLAKISAATGLGKASLYHHFPDGKEEMVEAVLSYSDDWLQENVLTPLANEGTAQERLQKMCDRIDDLYAGGTQPCLLAILQAGTGRDVFHGQVNALLKRWIGAIARVLAQAGMDDRLAHQRGEDAIIAIQGALMLSQGLKDPSPFQRVIQALPEELCRQP; encoded by the coding sequence ATGCCCAAGGAGACTTACATTCCCAGCTTGTTTGGCCTATTTCGGCAATATGGGTATGACGGCGCCACCCTCGCGAAGATTTCGGCAGCGACGGGATTAGGCAAAGCCAGCCTTTATCACCACTTTCCCGACGGCAAAGAGGAGATGGTTGAGGCGGTGTTGTCCTACTCTGATGACTGGCTGCAAGAGAATGTCTTGACCCCGTTAGCCAATGAGGGGACGGCCCAGGAGCGGTTACAGAAGATGTGCGATCGCATCGACGATCTCTATGCCGGCGGTACCCAACCCTGCTTGCTGGCCATTCTGCAGGCAGGCACCGGTCGCGATGTCTTCCATGGCCAAGTGAACGCCTTGCTAAAGCGCTGGATCGGAGCCATTGCTAGGGTGCTGGCCCAGGCAGGCATGGATGACAGGTTGGCCCACCAGCGGGGAGAAGATGCCATCATCGCCATCCAGGGCGCCCTGATGCTATCCCAAGGGTTAAAGGATCCGTCCCCGTTTCAGCGAGTGATTCAGGCTTTGCCCGAAGAATTGTGTCGCCAACCTTAA
- a CDS encoding MIP/aquaporin family protein, whose product MDPFYGEIIGTALLILLGNGVVANVVLEGTKAEASDWNTITLGWGMAVFVSVFSVAAISGAHLNPAVSLGLAVAGKFSWSILPVYVLGQFIGAAIGAMLVWLFYRPHLAKTRDCDRKLAVFCTTPAIRDRVSNFLCESMGTSVLVFSVLQLAKPTFGLGALDALPVGLLVLAIGLSLGGTTGYAINPARDLAPRIMHALLPIPGGKRDSDWPYAWVPVLAPLFGALLAAWLYLALGGEIRVDLPSVSEFF is encoded by the coding sequence ATGGACCCTTTCTATGGCGAGATTATCGGCACGGCCCTGTTGATTTTGCTGGGGAACGGAGTGGTAGCCAATGTGGTGCTGGAGGGCACCAAAGCAGAGGCTTCTGACTGGAATACGATTACCCTGGGTTGGGGCATGGCTGTGTTTGTCTCGGTCTTTTCCGTGGCGGCCATTAGTGGTGCCCATTTGAACCCTGCCGTCAGTTTAGGCCTGGCCGTGGCCGGTAAGTTTAGCTGGTCGATATTACCGGTCTACGTGCTGGGGCAGTTCATCGGAGCCGCCATCGGGGCCATGCTGGTGTGGCTGTTTTATCGTCCCCATCTGGCCAAAACCCGCGATTGCGATCGCAAACTAGCTGTTTTCTGCACCACCCCGGCCATTCGTGATCGAGTGTCCAACTTCCTCTGCGAATCCATGGGCACCTCGGTGCTGGTGTTTTCGGTATTGCAATTGGCCAAACCCACCTTCGGCCTAGGAGCTCTGGACGCCCTGCCGGTGGGATTATTGGTACTGGCCATCGGCCTCTCCTTGGGGGGCACCACCGGCTATGCCATCAACCCAGCTCGCGATCTAGCCCCCAGGATCATGCATGCCCTCTTGCCCATCCCCGGCGGCAAACGGGACAGTGATTGGCCCTACGCCTGGGTTCCGGTGCTGGCTCCCCTGTTTGGAGCCCTACTGGCGGCCTGGCTCTATTTGGCCTTGGGGGGCGAAATTCGGGTGGATCTGCCCAGCGTCAGTGAGTTCTTCTAG
- a CDS encoding glutathione S-transferase N-terminal domain-containing protein, translated as MIDLFTYTTPNGRKPSILLEELQLPYTVHAINIGQGEQFSPEFVAINPNSKIPAIVDRDHQLAVFESGAILIYLAEKTGKLLPTEAVARAQVMEWLMFQMASVGPMFGQLGHFRNAAPDPIPYAIERYRKETLRLLGVLDRQLADQPYIAGDYSIADIATFPWVAAVKTPYLDISLADFPWVSGWIDAMKARPAVQVGMNILKPAFKSDYGTVAPPQETRQALEMAQKQAA; from the coding sequence ATGATTGACCTCTTCACCTACACCACCCCCAATGGCCGCAAGCCGTCCATTCTGCTAGAGGAATTGCAGCTACCCTACACCGTTCACGCCATCAATATCGGTCAAGGAGAGCAGTTCTCCCCTGAATTTGTGGCCATTAACCCCAACAGCAAAATTCCCGCCATTGTCGATCGCGATCATCAGCTGGCCGTGTTTGAATCGGGGGCAATCCTGATTTACCTGGCCGAGAAAACCGGCAAATTATTACCGACAGAGGCAGTCGCCCGGGCCCAGGTGATGGAATGGCTGATGTTCCAGATGGCCAGCGTTGGTCCCATGTTTGGCCAGTTGGGCCATTTCCGCAACGCCGCCCCCGACCCCATTCCCTACGCCATCGAGCGTTATCGGAAAGAAACCCTACGGCTGCTGGGGGTGCTGGATCGGCAGCTGGCAGATCAGCCCTATATTGCCGGCGATTACTCCATCGCTGACATCGCCACCTTCCCCTGGGTGGCTGCCGTCAAGACGCCTTATCTAGATATCTCCTTGGCCGACTTTCCCTGGGTATCTGGCTGGATTGACGCCATGAAAGCCCGCCCGGCAGTGCAGGTGGGCATGAACATTCTGAAACCAGCGTTCAAGAGCGATTATGGCACGGTAGCGCCGCCCCAGGAGACGAGGCAGGCTCTGGAGATGGCCCAAAAGCAGGCAGCCTAA
- the mazF gene encoding endoribonuclease MazF — MVNPAERYIPDRGHILYLDFNPTKGHEQRGHRPAFVLSPRSYNAKSTLALFMPITRQQKGYPFEVLLPPELQIQGVILVDQIKCLDWTARNVQFVEIVPDSLVEEVQAKIEPLIL; from the coding sequence TTGGTAAATCCGGCAGAGCGCTACATTCCTGATAGGGGCCACATCCTTTACCTAGACTTTAATCCAACTAAAGGTCATGAACAGCGAGGACACCGACCTGCGTTCGTACTGTCGCCTCGCAGTTACAACGCCAAAAGCACCCTGGCACTGTTTATGCCTATTACTAGGCAGCAAAAGGGGTATCCCTTTGAAGTTCTCTTACCGCCTGAACTACAGATTCAAGGGGTGATTCTTGTTGATCAGATCAAGTGTCTAGATTGGACAGCCCGTAACGTTCAGTTCGTTGAGATTGTTCCAGATAGCTTAGTTGAAGAGGTGCAGGCAAAAATCGAACCCCTGATTTTGTAG
- a CDS encoding AbrB/MazE/SpoVT family DNA-binding domain-containing protein, whose protein sequence is MVATVTKWGNSLALRIPQHIAKEIQLTEGAEVDLAVIDGNLVIKPRPRRRYSLEELIAAITPETLHSEVETGVAVGNEAW, encoded by the coding sequence ATGGTTGCGACAGTTACCAAGTGGGGCAATAGTTTGGCCCTTCGGATTCCCCAACACATCGCCAAAGAGATTCAGCTAACTGAAGGCGCTGAAGTTGATCTAGCGGTGATTGACGGTAATTTGGTAATCAAACCGAGACCTCGTAGGCGCTATTCTTTAGAGGAGTTAATAGCGGCTATCACACCAGAGACTTTGCATTCTGAAGTGGAGACTGGAGTCGCTGTGGGGAATGAGGCTTGGTAA
- a CDS encoding tetratricopeptide repeat protein translates to MAGERGGSGFIQWLRQLAGGVTGGIGLVTSLVGLIQLFRGHSGLVSLLLLGLGIVLLWLACLYYARFWQPERRDASSSGFQPAPTDSQVQRQRQKKRRRKIVRRMAKVGLVLVPLLVIAGVSTWQYVERLPSQQVVIVVAEFDGPDVQNYRVTDTILRELRDATEEYDDVKVEALDEAITEQAGSDAARKLGEQQKASILIWGWYGKTETAVPISVNFEVLKPPEYLPEFGESASGTVQTAALAELNSFQLQTRLSAEMAYLTLFTLGMARYAAEDWSGAIDRFEAALLQTQEPLASLERHIALFYKGNAHFFDEDFNAAIAAYDAALKIEPDDHEALNNKGVALADLGRYEAAIAAYDAALNIKPDKHEALYNKGNVLYHLDRYEAAIAAYDAALNIKPDDHAALYNKGNALADLGRYQAAIAAYDAALNIKPDKHEALYNKGNALADLGRYEAAIAAYDAALNIKPDKHEALYNKGNALYHLGRYEAAIAAYDAALNIKPDLHEALNNKGNALADLGRYEAAIAAYDAALNIKPDKHETLYNKGVALADLGRYGAAIVAYDAALKIKPDYDAALHNKGVALAALGRYDAAIAAFDAALKIKPDDHVALNNKGNALTALGRYEQAIHALNAALDIEPNDPGSHFHLARCQALLGNTDEALDSLATLFRLAPDAGREAVAASRDFDSLGDHPRFQALMASDSPKQ, encoded by the coding sequence ATGGCTGGTGAGAGAGGCGGCAGCGGCTTCATCCAGTGGCTCCGGCAGCTGGCCGGCGGCGTGACCGGTGGTATCGGCCTAGTCACCAGTCTGGTCGGCCTGATCCAACTGTTCCGAGGGCACTCGGGCTTGGTCAGCCTGCTTTTGCTGGGCTTAGGAATCGTGCTGCTCTGGTTGGCCTGCCTGTACTATGCTCGCTTTTGGCAGCCTGAGCGTAGAGACGCTTCTAGTTCTGGATTTCAGCCGGCGCCAACGGATAGCCAGGTGCAACGCCAACGGCAAAAGAAGCGGCGCCGTAAGATCGTGCGCCGTATGGCCAAGGTGGGGCTGGTGCTGGTGCCGTTGCTGGTGATAGCGGGGGTCTCGACCTGGCAGTACGTAGAGAGACTGCCCAGCCAGCAGGTGGTGATTGTGGTAGCTGAGTTCGATGGACCAGACGTGCAGAACTACCGCGTCACCGACACCATTCTCAGGGAGCTGCGGGACGCCACCGAAGAGTACGACGACGTCAAGGTGGAGGCGTTGGATGAGGCCATCACCGAGCAGGCTGGTAGCGACGCTGCCCGAAAGCTAGGCGAACAGCAGAAGGCGTCGATCCTGATTTGGGGCTGGTATGGCAAGACGGAGACGGCGGTGCCGATCAGCGTCAACTTTGAAGTGCTGAAACCCCCGGAATATTTACCGGAGTTTGGGGAATCCGCCAGCGGTACCGTGCAAACCGCTGCGTTAGCAGAGCTGAACAGCTTTCAGCTGCAGACCCGGCTCTCGGCAGAGATGGCCTACCTGACGCTGTTCACCCTGGGCATGGCACGATATGCTGCTGAAGATTGGTCAGGCGCCATTGACCGCTTCGAGGCGGCTCTATTACAAACTCAAGAGCCTCTGGCAAGCCTAGAGAGACATATCGCGCTGTTTTACAAGGGGAACGCCCATTTCTTTGATGAAGACTTCAATGCCGCCATCGCCGCCTACGATGCCGCCCTGAAAATCGAGCCTGACGACCACGAAGCGCTCAACAACAAAGGGGTTGCCCTGGCTGACTTGGGCCGTTACGAGGCTGCCATCGCCGCCTACGATGCCGCCCTCAACATCAAACCTGACAAACACGAAGCGCTCTACAACAAAGGCAATGTCCTTTATCACTTAGACCGTTACGAGGCTGCCATCGCCGCCTATGATGCCGCCCTCAACATCAAACCTGACGACCACGCAGCGCTCTACAACAAAGGCAATGCCCTGGCTGACTTAGGCCGTTACCAGGCTGCCATCGCCGCCTATGATGCCGCCCTCAACATCAAACCTGACAAACACGAAGCGCTCTACAACAAAGGCAATGCCCTGGCTGACTTAGGCCGTTACGAGGCTGCCATCGCCGCCTATGATGCCGCCCTCAACATCAAACCTGACAAACACGAAGCGCTCTACAACAAAGGCAATGCCCTTTATCACCTAGGCCGTTATGAGGCTGCCATCGCCGCCTACGATGCCGCCCTAAACATCAAGCCTGACCTCCACGAAGCGCTCAACAACAAAGGCAATGCCCTGGCTGACTTAGGCCGTTACGAGGCTGCCATCGCCGCCTACGATGCCGCCCTAAACATCAAACCTGACAAACACGAAACGCTCTACAACAAAGGTGTTGCCCTGGCTGACTTAGGCCGTTACGGGGCTGCCATTGTTGCCTACGATGCCGCCCTGAAAATCAAACCTGACTATGACGCCGCGCTCCACAACAAAGGCGTTGCCCTGGCTGCGTTAGGCCGTTACGACGCTGCCATCGCTGCCTTTGATGCCGCCCTGAAAATCAAGCCTGACGACCACGTCGCGCTCAACAACAAAGGCAATGCCCTGACTGCGTTAGGCCGTTACGAGCAGGCGATTCATGCCCTCAACGCTGCCTTGGACATTGAGCCGAATGACCCTGGCAGCCACTTTCACTTGGCCCGGTGCCAGGCCCTGCTGGGCAACACAGACGAGGCCTTAGACAGCCTGGCAACTCTGTTCAGACTTGCTCCTGATGCAGGACGGGAAGCGGTTGCGGCTTCGAGAGATTTTGACAGCCTGGGCGATCATCCCCGGTTTCAGGCCTTAATGGCTTCCGACTCGCCGAAACAATAG
- a CDS encoding rhodanese-like domain-containing protein, giving the protein MANVSEQIDAVKSNLTGPAPTLTELPPQASPQDLQARLNWGEPALTIIDVRDRTAYNQERIQGAISMPRAELLPMIQGSLESTRDIYIYGDNDDDTAAAAEQLRQAGFTRVVELKDGLAGWQAISAPTEGNA; this is encoded by the coding sequence TCAAACCTGACGGGGCCAGCGCCCACTCTCACTGAGCTTCCGCCCCAAGCCTCACCCCAGGATCTGCAAGCCCGTCTGAACTGGGGCGAACCGGCCCTGACGATCATCGACGTCCGCGATCGCACCGCCTACAACCAAGAGCGGATCCAGGGCGCCATATCCATGCCCAGGGCCGAGCTACTGCCGATGATCCAGGGCAGCCTGGAGTCGACCCGGGACATCTACATCTATGGCGACAACGACGACGATACCGCCGCTGCCGCCGAGCAACTGCGCCAGGCAGGCTTCACCCGGGTAGTCGAACTGAAAGATGGCCTCGCCGGTTGGCAGGCGATTTCGGCCCCCACCGAAGGCAACGCCTAG